A region of the Apium graveolens cultivar Ventura chromosome 6, ASM990537v1, whole genome shotgun sequence genome:
TACCATTGAAGTACAATGTCTTATAGATTTAACAAATTTTACATATTGTATGTCCGGTTTAGCCAAACAATTATAGCAAACGCCATTCACGCCATTGGAGATGCTGTAAGGCTGAAATTATATCAAAATCAAACTTAGGAATAATTAAAGAGTCGGACGTACTTGATCTATAACATaacatattatttttattaaatacaTTCTTATTTTGGAATTTAACTTATTAATACATACTCCCCTCGCCCTATAATACATACATGTTATACCAAATAAGTTCAcagaaaatataaattattatttttattaaatacaTTCTTATTTTGAAATTTAACTTATTAATACATACTCCCCTCGCCCTATATTAATACATGTTATACCAAATAAGTTCAcagaaaatataaattattatccaAGTTTTAATCATGATAGGATGTTTAAGAGATTATAAATCCGATACTTAAACACGAACCAAATTGGAATCACATAAAAAATGAAGagtttaaataattttaaatattttcttcttttaaataaaaatataacatttaaacttttatacagaaaaataaaattctaaaaataaattaaaaaacgATACTTTATAGTCTTAAAATATGTGTCAAACATGACCAAAAATTATGTAAAGAATCCAGACGAGGGAGTACAAATAAGTACGGAAGATATAAATTATCAACCAAGTTTTAACCCTGATAAGATGTCTAAACACGTGTAAGTCCGATAGTTAAACAAAAATCAAATTCGGGGATCACATGAAAATAAAAAGGTAAATGAAGAACTTGAAGTACCTTTAATTTGTCCAAAATGTTGATAGGCACACATAGGATATGCAGGTACCATACAAGTATTCACGAATCATCGGCGGAGCCCTAACATCCCTGTCACCACAATCCCCTGTGATTTTCTTTTTAACATATTCCTCGACTACATCCAGTACCTCTTTTCTTCTAGGACTCAGATCAATGTTAAACTGTGCACCTGAAACAATCAAATAAAAGTTTGTTTAATCCCTACACTTAGGTGACATGAATAAAATTCGAACCAATCATTGGTGAATTACTTACCTCTTAACTCTTTTGTTCTTGAAACCCGTCTAGGGAAACAAGACTATCGCTGTACTTGACAGGGCCTTTCATTCCATCAATTGGAAATTGAAGAAGATTCAACTTAGTCTCTCTGATTTTATGGTCATAAGTACGGTATGTATTAGCAACAAAGTGGCCATTACCCAAATAATGACCAACCCAGATTAATTTTAAATCATCCTCAAAACTGAACATTTTAGTCCAAGACATCGCATCGTCTAACATATATAGACTAACCGATTTATCAATGGATCAAAGATCATAGTAACGTTACCTTCATAATCCAGAACTTGTGATCTTACAATATGACACAATTTGGGTAACGGGTAGAGTTGAAACACCTCTCTGTGCAAATCAAACGCCAGTAGTTCTGTGTGACTTTCCAAATACAAAACCCCGGTTTTAGCATGAACAATTTTCGTGGAGAAAGGATGGAATTCTCTTAGTGATTCAGAAATTGGAATCTCTTTCCAAGAATCACCATTTGCTGGCTCAGCTTGTAGCAGTCGTTGGCCAAAAGAAGAAACAAGACGTCTAAACACAATCCTGAGAATTTTGTAGTCATTGCAAATAGGATCAAAACCTAACCCTACAAAAGCCCTTACATTGGAAAATTCTTTGTTAGGACTAGGAAGTATCTTGAACCGTCTAGTTGCCGGATTCCAAATGTATATAACACCACCATCATAATTGTATAAACAAACGAGACCATCAAAagaattaatataaattataCTAGTTTCACGTGGTGGCAGGTGGTAGAGCTTAACGGAGTCTTGATGGGTATCATGAACTTCAATGTAATCATAGTCTGCAATTCCTGCAATCTCTGTAAGATCTGATCTATAGTTTAGTATAACACCTTTGTTTTTGGAATTGGCAAGGTGAGTTCGGATGAatatattgttagatataatAGATCGCCACAATTTGCAAACTGATTTGAACCGGACAAGTGATTTTACAGGCAGCCATGAAAGTATCTCGAACATGATTTCTTCAGGTAAATAACTACAATACCTTCTTCTTCTCGCCATCGAAACCCAAACAACCACCCAGCTAATCGACTATATGTTATTATGTTCTTAAACCCTAACCCTAAGGTCGCGATAACATGAAAGTTTGGAATAAAGTTGGACGCAGTTGATCTATATATGTACTCCtataatatgttatttttattaAACACATTCATATTTGGAATAGAAATCAACATATGTTTATTCCTTAAATCTAACTTTATTTATACTAATAAGAGCATCTCCAACTACATAAAACCCTTTGCTAAAAATTATTAATACAtactataaataaaaaatatagagatTATGTAAAAAATATTCATCTCCAATGGTACATTCTCCTTATTTATAAATATAGTCAATCTCTTGATGTTGACTATATTTGTTGAACCACTACAGATTTGTAAGAAATCTGTAAAAaagaaatttaattatttattatcatattaaagtaatatattctatttataacaatataaaattttaataacaaactatttttaaaatatagctaACCAATATAGCCAATACCATCGAAGTACAATGCCTTACAGgttcaacaaattttacatattTGCCTACATGTCCAATTTAGCTAACCATTTATAACTAATACCATTCGAGATGCTCTAAGAATCCGTGAATGccatcatcaatatatatatcaatatataaaaGATCTTCTAATTATATATCATTATATTCTTATATATAATTAGTCTAATGCACTTTTTATTTAAAACTAGGGACTTTTTCCTGTTATCCGACAATTAATTAAACGTAAACTGTTATATACATGAAAGTAGTGGGTATATCGTATTCTGAGCTGATGAACTCTTAATTATATTAACGAACAAATACAAATGCATAAAGATGTACCAAAAACCATAATCAGTCATTTTCAAAGAAAACTACCACTGTTACTTGATTAAAATCTCAAATCAATGTCAGGATTATCTTCGGCAAGATAATTTCAGCGTTAAGCCATTGACGGTTATAAAAGTGAACTTagtaacaatccgaatgctttgTTAATTAATATAACACGTACATTACCTCAACTATGATGCATAACAGGTATAGTTCGTGGCTAAAATGTTTATCTGCATGAGTCATAACTTTCTGCCCGCACTACGCACGCTTATTATCTGATATTTTAGAAAcgtaaaaataaataaataatcgcccttttatttatttattggaaaataaaaacatataaatgCACCATATTCCTTCTTATAAATGAAAAGAATCGCGACACTGTATTCCGAAATGATCATCCTCTTAGTTATATTAACGAACAATTAAAAAACATATAGATGCACCAATAAAAACATGATACATGCAAAGAAAACTACGGGAACTATTGCTTGGTAAAACACTTGAATATAAACGAAAGGATTTTCTTCTCCAAAAAGTTTTGAGCATTAAGCAAAATGTGTACTAAGATTTTTAATGATTACATGTGTTCTTAAGGATCATAAGAAGAGACCTTCGTAACAATTGAAAAAATTTGTTCAATAGTATAACATGTATAGTATCTCATTTATATTTTGCTTAACAGGTATAGGTACTCGCAAAAATGT
Encoded here:
- the LOC141663944 gene encoding putative F-box protein At1g47790 translates to MARRRRYCSYLPEEIMFEILSWLPVKSLVRFKSVCKLWRSIISNNIFIRTHLANSKNKGVILNYRSDLTEIAGIADYDYIEVHDTHQDSVKLYHLPPRETSIIYINSFDGLVCLYNYDGGVIYIWNPATRRFKILPSPNKEFSNVRAFVGLGFDPICNDYKILRIVFRRLVSSFGQRLLQAEPANGDSWKEIPISESLREFHPFSTKIVHAKTGVLYLESHTELLAFDLHREVFQLYPLPKLCHIVRSQVLDYEGAQFNIDLSPRRKEVLDVVEEYVKKKITGDCGDRDVRAPPMIREYLYGTCISYVCLSTFWTN